Part of the Methanosphaera sp. WGK6 genome is shown below.
TTGATTATACAATACAATTCGCTCTTTAAGTGAAATAGAAGTTATATTAATTTTAACTTTTCCACTTGAATAAACTTCACCTATAGCTGTTGCTGTAATACTATATGTCTGTTCAGGTACTATTTGTATTGCACCACCAGATGTTATTTGAGTATCTTTTGTTGCAATAGCAGTTATAGTTACTGTTTGATTTCCAGTATCATCACTTGCAATCTTTGTCGTGACTGAATTTAAATTAACACTCAAATTAGTTAAATTATTTAAAATTAAAGCAACATCTTCATCATTAGTTATATTCAAAGTATCTTGATCATTTAAATTTTCTTCACCTGTAAATGAATCAATAAAATCAGACACCCCATCTATTTGAACAGATACTAATTCTACTGGATCAACAGGACTTGAAGAAATTACACTATATGATGCAAATAAACCTATTTCAAAAAATATGAATATTCCTAATATGAAAAGAATTATTTTCAAAAATCTTGACATTGATTCACCTTTCCCATAGAATATAATTAAAATATTATTTTTCCTTTTCGTAGTATTCTATTATTAGTTTAAGTTAATTATCATATATATTATATATTATTATTAATCTGAAAAACATAAATAAATAATATAAATTGAAGAAAAAAAATTAATTTTTAAACAGTAGCTGATCTAATGTCAAAGAATATAATTAAGAAATTTCAAAAAGCAGAAATTTTATTAAATAATAATGCATATGCTGAAATAAAAGGTCATGATGATTATGATTATTTAATAAATGAATTAATAGAATATTTAGAAGAAAATGAAAATGATCAGTACATCATAACTACTCAAACTATAAGAAATTATCAAGAACAAGAAAGAGCACGTATTCATGAAGCTATTATAGAAAATCCTAAAACAAGAGAAATAAGAGCAAATCAAGAAACACCATATGAAATTGTAATGGATGTAACTAATAAATCATATACAGATGGAGATATTCAGGATTTGAATAAATATTTTAACAGCAGATATGAAAAACTAAAAAAAATCATACAAGAAAATCCCGAATTTAAAAAAATCAATGAACTTAAAACAACGAAAACAAATATAGATAATCTTCATACTATTGGTATTGTTAACAGTATAAATAATACAAAGAATGGACATAAAATAATTGAAATAGAGGATCCCACAGGAACAGGAAGTGTAATTGTTCTAAAAGATAATGAAGATTTAATAAATAGTAGTCAAACAATAGTTAAAGATGAAGTTATTGGTGTTAGTGGAAGTACTAATGGAAATCTCATAAGAGCAGATGAAATTGTTCATCCAGGAATTCAAAGAAGACCTATTGATAAAGAAATGGATTTTTCAATAGTATTTATTTCAGATGTTCATATTGGAAGTAAACAATTTGATGAACAAGCATTCAATAAATTCATTAAATGGCTTAATGGTAATTATGGAAATGAAAAACAACAAGATTTAGCAAATGATGTTAAATACTTAGTTATTGGTGGAGATCTAGTTGATGGTATTGGAATATATCCAAATCAAGAAAAAGAATTGAAAATTAAAGATATATATCAACAATATGAAGAAGCAGGAAGATTACTAGGAGATATTACTGACATTCCTATAATCTTATCACCAGGTAACCACGATGCAACTAGACTTGCAGAACCTCAACCTGCATTAACGGAAAAATATGCTAAAGATTTATGTAACCAGAAAAATATTGAAATGGTAAGTAATCCATCAGTTGTTAACTTAGATAATATTAAAGTTCAAGTGTATCATGGTAGAAGTTTTGATGATATTGTAATGGCATTAAATAATTATACTCATGCTGATACAGATAAAATAATGAGATTATTACTTGAAAAAAGACATCTTGCACCTATTTATGGTGAAAGAACACCTCTTGCAAGTGAATTTGAGGATTATCTTGTAATTGATGAAGTTCCAGATGTACTTCATACAGGACACGTTCATATTAATTCACATGTAAAATATAAAGGTGTTCATATGCTTAATTCAGGAACATTCCAGAAACAAACAGAATTCCAGAAAATATATAATATTGTACCAACATGTGGACAAGTTCCAGTGTTAAATCAGGGTACATTCCAAATGTTAAATTTCAATGAATAAGGACGTGAAAAGATGGATAATAAAATTATAGAAAAAATAGTTAATACTGCTCATCATATTTATAATAAAAATATGATTATAGGTAAAGCAGGAAACATTAGTATTATTGATGAAAGTAAAAACTATATTTATATTACAGCATCAGGTACTGATTTTAAAAGTTTAAAGTATGAAGATGTTATTAAAGTTAATATAAATGATTTAACATATGTTTCAAGTGAAAATAGAGTTCCTTCAATGGAAACTAGTTTACATACAGGTGTATATAAAAAAAGATTAGATGTTAAAAGTGTAGTCCATATTCATTCACCATATGCTACTGCATTTGCATTTAGTAAAAGAAAATTACGTCAACAAGAAGGCTTTGGTGAAATTACTGGAGAATATATTACAGAAGTTGATTATTATCCACCAGGTAGTAAAAAATTAGCTGAACATGCTAGTGATGCTCTTATAGAAGATGATTGTATTCTACTAAAAAATCATGGTTTAATTGGAGTTGGAAAAGATATTGATGAAGCTACTCTTCTATGTGAATATGTAGAAGGTATAGCTAAAACTCAATATATTACCCATGTACTTAATCTTTAACTGATTCAAGTTCACTTAAAATGTTCCAAACAAGAATTCTAGCATGAATTGGTATGTTTGGATCATTACTTATATCATCTAAAATAGATATAACAGTACTTGCTTTTATGGTTGGTTCTTCATCTTTACCTAAAAGAGTTGTTGAATCTTCTGCTGCTTTTCTTATATTTCTTGGTACACTTGTATCATTGATAATTTGTGATAAAATTTCAATACAATTTCCAAATATTTGTTCATTATTCATTATGTCACTCATAATTACACTCCCTAAATAAATTCTATTTAAAAAAATTTTGTTAAATAATAAATGTAATATTCAATTATCTTTATGATAAACGAAAGATAATATTTGTTCTTAAATAATTATATTTAATTTTTATAAAGTCTGTTATAATAATTATATTATTAATAATATATAAAAATGGCTCTGTCAAAAGTTATGTGGGTCGTTATTTTATTCCATGTTTTTCTTCCTAATAATCAATTCTCAGTTGGAATCTACTTAAAATTCCTTTTTGTGATTTCATTCTTCTTTTATGTGTTTTGAAAATAGTTTTTGGAACATATTTTCTATTTTATTACTTGTTTTTTCTATATTTTTATTTTCAAGTGCATAAGTTAAGTTAGATAAGTATGGTCTTATGAAATCTATGATTATATCTTTGATTGCTTGTGGTACGTCTTCTTTATTGTCTAGTATTTCATTTAGTTTCTTTTTTATAGTTTATTATGGGTATTTTCTATACTTTGATGTGGTATTTCAATGTTATATTCTTGTTTTAGGTAATAATGGATTTTATAGATGCTAGATCCATATATTACAAATAATTTTAGTATTTTTTCAAGTAATAGTTTAGTTATATTTTTATTTTCATCAATAAATCCTGTTAAATCTGTGTTGAATGTTTTACCACAATGTTTACATTCATATATTTGAATTTTACATTTTTCTTTTCCTTTATTTAATAAAATTAAATTTCTTGTAATAAATCCATTTTTTAATAACTTTTTTTTGATGAACATTCAATACAAAAAAAACATGCTCTTGTTTAAATAATGTAATTACTTTTTTATGATAAAAGGGTCTATCAATTGTAAAAATAAGTGTATGAAAAACTATTTTTATTTAACTCTTCAAAAAAATTGTAAAGTTTAAGTTGTTTATCGACAAATATACTATTAAAGGAGCTTTGTTTAGTTGGATACATGTTTAAATATAAGTTCCTCGTCTTATATCAACTTTACTATTTTATTTTCTAATTTTAAGAAAAATCAGAAGAGAACTATTTCCAATGTAAACTATAAAAGAATATTATACAAAAATAACCTTAAAAAATAATTTTAAAATAAAACAAAATGATTATAATAAAAATTTTCATACGAATTCTATGAAAAAAAGAAGTTGAATCATTTCAAGTGTAAACTTTCATTCACACCGAAACCACATAATTTTTTACATTGTCAAAAAATTGAAAGAAGTATTTCAAATGTAAATATTATGAAAAATTTTAAGTCATATATTTCAAGTGTAAAAAGAAATAAAAATAAAAAAAAATAAGTAATAACAAATTAATCTTTGTAGATTAATGCTTTATCAA
Proteins encoded:
- a CDS encoding DNA-directed DNA polymerase II small subunit, producing the protein MSKNIIKKFQKAEILLNNNAYAEIKGHDDYDYLINELIEYLEENENDQYIITTQTIRNYQEQERARIHEAIIENPKTREIRANQETPYEIVMDVTNKSYTDGDIQDLNKYFNSRYEKLKKIIQENPEFKKINELKTTKTNIDNLHTIGIVNSINNTKNGHKIIEIEDPTGTGSVIVLKDNEDLINSSQTIVKDEVIGVSGSTNGNLIRADEIVHPGIQRRPIDKEMDFSIVFISDVHIGSKQFDEQAFNKFIKWLNGNYGNEKQQDLANDVKYLVIGGDLVDGIGIYPNQEKELKIKDIYQQYEEAGRLLGDITDIPIILSPGNHDATRLAEPQPALTEKYAKDLCNQKNIEMVSNPSVVNLDNIKVQVYHGRSFDDIVMALNNYTHADTDKIMRLLLEKRHLAPIYGERTPLASEFEDYLVIDEVPDVLHTGHVHINSHVKYKGVHMLNSGTFQKQTEFQKIYNIVPTCGQVPVLNQGTFQMLNFNE
- a CDS encoding class II aldolase/adducin family protein, whose product is MDNKIIEKIVNTAHHIYNKNMIIGKAGNISIIDESKNYIYITASGTDFKSLKYEDVIKVNINDLTYVSSENRVPSMETSLHTGVYKKRLDVKSVVHIHSPYATAFAFSKRKLRQQEGFGEITGEYITEVDYYPPGSKKLAEHASDALIEDDCILLKNHGLIGVGKDIDEATLLCEYVEGIAKTQYITHVLNL
- a CDS encoding UPF0147 family protein — encoded protein: MSDIMNNEQIFGNCIEILSQIINDTSVPRNIRKAAEDSTTLLGKDEEPTIKASTVISILDDISNDPNIPIHARILVWNILSELESVKD